From Vitis vinifera cultivar Pinot Noir 40024 chromosome 3, ASM3070453v1, the proteins below share one genomic window:
- the LOC132253478 gene encoding uncharacterized protein LOC132253478, which produces MADTNSTDQQEAQLFFHLISKDDKKVTQLCSSHREGPLQRISVYNDTVLHMASRFKRSKLVRDLLEMLPKECNHELAATKNNAGSNILHEVAASDTMKDVAEGMLKRGPELLIARNDLGETPIFCAARYGQTEMFKFLAGEMKLTERNPEDGKHYLQRNDRTTVLHISIFTECFELIGYPNQSRYVR; this is translated from the exons ATGGCCGACACCAACTCTACGGACCAACAGGAAGCTCAATTGTTCTTTCACTTGATCAGCAAAGACGACAAGAAGGTGACCCAACTCTGCAGTTCTCATCGTGAAGGCCCGCTACAGAGAATTAGTGTTTACAATGACACAGTCCTCCACATGGCCTCTCGCTTCAAACGAAGTAAACTGGTACGCGACTTACTGGAAATGTTGCCTAAAGAATGCAACCATGAACTTGCCGCTACAAAAAACAACGCCGGCAGCAATATACTCCACGAAGTAGCGGCCAGTGATACTATGAAAGATGTGGCGGAGGGGATGTTGAAGAGAGGTCCAGAGTTGCTAATTGCGCGTAACGACTTAGGAGAGACGCCTATTTTTTGTGCAGCCCGCTACGGCCAAACTGAAATGTTTAAGTTTCTGGCTGGGGAAATGAAACTAACGGAACGAAATCCAGAAGATGGTAAACACTATTTGCAGAGGAATGATAGAACAACAGTTCTTCATATTTCCATCTTCACCGAGTGTTTTG AACTTATAGGCTATCCCAACCAATCTAGGTACGTTAGGTGA